The following proteins are co-located in the Blattabacterium sp. (Blatta orientalis) str. Tarazona genome:
- the pdxA gene encoding 4-hydroxythreonine-4-phosphate dehydrogenase PdxA yields MNYRKKKIKVGVSTGDINGIGIEIFLKVCRKKKLLDFFTPILFGSIKLCSYYKKILNIEVNNMREIKNLKDIVDYKINVLNIWKEDIKFDLIKINQDSGRYPILSLKKATKALKEGKIDVLVTAPVNKNWMNYKGFSFFGHTEYLQNILEGESLMLMIHDTLKIALVTNHLPLKNVTHEITAKKIIKSIKILHKSLIMDFSIEKPKIAVLGCNPHSGENGLIGDEEKTKIKPAIDSLFQKQGFLVFGPYSPDGFFGNQNYRNFDAVLAMYHDQGLIPFKTLTFNEGVNFTAGLSHIRTSPDHGVAYDIAKKGIANENSFEEAIFSAIKIFKNRKEYMNENGI; encoded by the coding sequence ATGAATTATAGAAAAAAGAAAATTAAAGTAGGTGTTTCCACAGGAGACATCAATGGGATTGGAATAGAAATTTTTTTAAAAGTATGTCGTAAAAAAAAACTTTTGGATTTTTTTACTCCTATATTATTTGGATCTATCAAATTATGTTCCTATTACAAAAAAATTCTAAATATTGAAGTAAATAATATGCGAGAAATAAAAAATTTAAAAGATATTGTAGATTATAAAATAAATGTTCTAAATATTTGGAAAGAAGATATAAAATTTGATTTGATAAAAATTAACCAAGATTCAGGAAGATATCCTATTTTATCTTTAAAAAAAGCCACAAAAGCTTTGAAAGAAGGAAAAATAGATGTTCTTGTTACAGCCCCAGTTAATAAAAATTGGATGAATTACAAAGGATTTTCTTTTTTTGGTCATACTGAATATTTGCAAAATATTTTAGAGGGGGAATCATTAATGCTCATGATTCATGATACTTTAAAAATCGCCTTAGTTACTAATCACTTACCATTAAAAAATGTCACTCATGAAATTACTGCAAAGAAAATTATAAAATCTATCAAAATTTTGCATAAATCTTTAATAATGGATTTTTCTATAGAAAAACCTAAAATTGCAGTTTTAGGATGTAACCCTCATTCAGGGGAAAATGGATTAATAGGAGACGAAGAAAAAACGAAGATAAAACCAGCTATTGATAGTTTATTTCAAAAACAAGGATTTTTAGTTTTTGGCCCCTATTCTCCAGATGGTTTTTTTGGAAATCAAAATTATCGAAATTTCGATGCTGTTTTAGCTATGTATCACGATCAAGGTTTGATTCCTTTTAAAACACTAACTTTTAATGAAGGAGTTAATTTCACTGCAGGTCTTTCTCACATACGTACATCTCCAGATCATGGAGTAGCATATGATATAGCAAAAAAAGGTATTGCTAATGAAAATTCTTTTGAAGAAGCTATTTTTAGTGCTATAAAAATATTCAAAAATAGAAAGGAATATATGAATGAAAATGGAATATGA
- a CDS encoding acyl carrier protein, with product MSDIASRVKALIVEKLNVEESEILPTASFTNDLGADSLDIVELIMEFEKEFNISISDEKAEKITTVGEAIQAIEDLLNNQNKMEKKDIPSD from the coding sequence ATGTCGGATATTGCATCAAGAGTCAAAGCACTTATCGTAGAAAAATTAAATGTAGAAGAAAGTGAAATTCTTCCTACTGCTAGTTTTACTAATGATTTAGGAGCAGATTCCTTAGATATAGTGGAACTTATTATGGAATTTGAAAAGGAGTTTAATATTAGCATTTCTGATGAAAAAGCAGAGAAGATAACTACTGTAGGTGAAGCTATACAGGCTATAGAAGATCTCTTAAATAACCAAAATAAAATGGAAAAAAAGGATATACC
- a CDS encoding bifunctional riboflavin kinase/FAD synthetase — MKIYSFIDEFSSFSPCVFTLGFFDGVHRGHQRVIQNLIFEQKKEEYCSVLLTFNPHPKEVLNPGKKILYLNTLSERICHLRKTGIEHLIIHPFTTNFSKLSAKDFLQKILFSKLKIKQIITGYDSHLGRDRDGSSHQLKKFSQIYGFKLYQVSPHKLKKKIISSTYIRKSLLKGNIEWANKALGYLYTLSGYVIKGRGIGRTLNFPTANVQVDKKKLIPKKGVYAVKINYLNQIYQGMMNIGICPTIHLFNKKIKIEVHIFDFHQNIYGKKIDVLIVQIFRDEMKFQTLHDLKRQISQDKMKIKNFFNQIIYCDKKNR, encoded by the coding sequence TTGAAAATTTATTCATTTATTGATGAATTTTCATCCTTTTCTCCATGTGTATTTACACTTGGTTTTTTTGATGGAGTTCATAGAGGACATCAAAGAGTTATTCAAAATTTAATTTTCGAGCAAAAAAAAGAAGAATATTGCTCTGTTTTGCTTACTTTTAATCCACATCCCAAAGAAGTTCTAAATCCAGGAAAAAAAATACTTTATTTAAATACTCTTTCTGAAAGAATATGTCATTTACGAAAAACAGGAATAGAACATTTAATTATTCATCCTTTTACTACAAATTTTTCCAAATTAAGTGCAAAAGATTTTTTACAAAAAATTTTGTTTTCCAAACTAAAGATTAAGCAAATTATTACTGGATATGATTCTCATCTTGGAAGAGATAGAGACGGATCTTCCCATCAACTAAAAAAATTTTCTCAAATTTATGGATTCAAGCTTTATCAAGTAAGTCCTCATAAACTAAAAAAAAAGATCATAAGTTCCACTTATATACGAAAATCTCTTCTAAAAGGAAACATAGAATGGGCCAATAAAGCTTTAGGATATTTATATACCCTTTCTGGATATGTCATAAAAGGAAGAGGGATAGGAAGAACCTTAAATTTTCCAACTGCTAATGTTCAAGTGGATAAAAAAAAACTAATTCCAAAAAAAGGGGTGTATGCTGTAAAAATTAATTATTTGAATCAAATTTATCAAGGAATGATGAACATTGGGATATGTCCTACTATTCACTTATTTAATAAGAAGATAAAAATAGAAGTACATATTTTTGATTTCCATCAAAATATATATGGTAAAAAAATTGATGTCTTAATCGTTCAAATTTTTCGTGATGAAATGAAATTTCAAACACTTCATGATTTAAAAAGACAAATAAGTCAAGACAAAATGAAAATAAAAAATTTTTTTAACCAAATTATTTATTGTGATAAAAAAAATAGATAG
- a CDS encoding phosphoenolpyruvate carboxykinase (ATP) — MSSLSLENYGIFNSSKNWQLSPEKLQNIIIQNGMGQETKSGVLAVNTGVFTGRSPKDRFIVKDHITENKVWWDEKFNQPFDPKKFDNLYEKVIRYLSGKELYVRDGYLCSDKRYQLNIRSISEYPWSDLFVHNLFLEFQNRKNFTRLVVIMRSRISSSSKNGWNTEKNFTILNFQRKIILICGSGYTGEIKKSIFSVLNFMLPTYKNVFPMHCAANIGKQTKDTALFFGLSGTGKTTISNDSNRKLIGDDEHGWTYDDIIFNFEGGCYAKILGISKEREPMIYHAIKKGAMLENVVFKKGTKEVDFFNDSITQNMRISYPIYFIKNIEKKLLSSNIRNIFFLTYDAFGVLPPIAKLNKEQSSYYFLLGYTSKVAGTELNIKKPQATFSSCFGAPFMPLHPVTYTKMLIEKLKNPKINVWMVNTGLISGGETLGFRIKLKDTRKLVQCALDGCLSRVHYERYPIFNFQIPKYCPGISSDILNPKKTWKNKKLYQNQVEKLVNKFIKNFDTYRKYADKNISYEEPKIEH; from the coding sequence ATGAGTTCTCTTTCTTTAGAAAATTATGGAATTTTTAATTCTTCAAAAAATTGGCAATTATCTCCGGAAAAATTACAAAATATAATCATTCAAAATGGAATGGGTCAAGAAACAAAATCAGGAGTTTTAGCTGTTAATACCGGAGTTTTCACTGGTAGATCCCCTAAAGATCGATTTATTGTGAAGGATCATATTACAGAAAATAAAGTTTGGTGGGATGAAAAATTCAATCAACCTTTTGATCCAAAAAAATTTGATAATTTATATGAAAAAGTAATCAGATACTTATCTGGAAAAGAACTCTATGTAAGAGATGGATATCTTTGTTCAGATAAACGTTATCAACTAAACATTCGTTCCATTAGTGAATACCCATGGTCAGATCTTTTTGTACACAATCTTTTTTTAGAATTCCAAAATAGAAAAAATTTTACCAGATTGGTTGTTATTATGCGCTCCAGGATTTCAAGCTCATCCAAAAATGGATGGAACACGGAAAAAAATTTTACCATATTAAATTTTCAAAGAAAAATTATCCTGATTTGTGGATCAGGATATACGGGAGAAATAAAAAAATCCATTTTTTCTGTTTTAAATTTTATGCTTCCTACGTATAAAAACGTATTTCCTATGCATTGTGCAGCAAATATTGGGAAGCAGACAAAAGATACCGCTCTTTTTTTTGGATTGTCCGGAACCGGTAAAACAACTATTTCCAACGATTCTAATAGGAAATTGATAGGAGACGATGAACATGGATGGACATATGATGATATTATTTTCAATTTTGAAGGAGGTTGTTATGCAAAAATACTGGGTATTTCCAAAGAAAGAGAGCCGATGATCTATCATGCCATAAAAAAGGGGGCTATGTTGGAAAACGTTGTTTTTAAAAAAGGAACTAAAGAAGTAGATTTTTTCAATGATTCTATCACACAAAACATGCGAATAAGTTATCCTATTTATTTCATAAAGAATATTGAAAAAAAATTATTATCCTCCAATATAAGGAATATTTTTTTTCTAACCTATGATGCTTTTGGAGTGTTACCTCCTATAGCTAAACTAAATAAAGAACAATCTTCCTATTATTTTTTATTGGGATATACTTCTAAAGTTGCTGGAACAGAATTAAATATAAAGAAACCACAGGCCACTTTTTCTTCTTGTTTTGGAGCTCCATTTATGCCGTTACATCCAGTTACATACACAAAAATGCTAATAGAAAAATTAAAAAATCCAAAAATAAACGTATGGATGGTAAATACGGGATTAATATCTGGGGGAGAAACTTTAGGTTTTCGTATTAAATTAAAAGATACACGAAAACTTGTACAATGTGCTTTAGATGGATGTTTGTCTAGAGTTCATTATGAAAGGTATCCGATTTTTAATTTTCAAATTCCTAAATATTGTCCAGGTATTTCTTCTGATATATTAAATCCAAAAAAAACTTGGAAAAATAAGAAACTATATCAAAATCAAGTAGAAAAACTAGTCAATAAATTCATAAAAAATTTTGATACATATAGAAAATATGCGGATAAAAATATTTCCTATGAAGAACCAAAAATAGAACACTAA
- a CDS encoding riboflavin synthase yields the protein MFTGIIECTTQVHGLDYQKKNLCITFKNPFSDIIKINQSISHNGVCFTIIDVEKKTYSVIASEETLRCTNLNVLKMKDEVNLERSMKINERFNGHIVQGHVDTTAEVLDIEKKNGSWLFSFKSKKNLSGLSVEKGSIAVNGISLTIIKCTQHIFNVSIIPYTYEKTNLQFIKIGDVVNIEYDILGKYVREYMNLNSKLYN from the coding sequence ATGTTTACTGGAATTATAGAATGTACTACTCAAGTACATGGATTAGATTATCAAAAGAAGAATCTTTGTATTACTTTTAAAAATCCATTTTCAGATATAATAAAAATTAATCAAAGTATATCTCATAACGGAGTCTGTTTCACAATTATAGATGTAGAAAAAAAAACTTACTCCGTAATTGCTTCAGAAGAAACTTTACGTTGTACTAATTTAAATGTTTTAAAGATGAAAGATGAAGTTAATTTAGAACGTAGTATGAAAATTAATGAAAGATTTAATGGCCATATAGTACAAGGACATGTAGATACAACAGCCGAAGTTTTGGATATAGAAAAAAAAAATGGAAGTTGGTTATTTTCTTTTAAGTCTAAAAAAAATTTATCTGGATTATCTGTAGAAAAAGGCTCCATTGCTGTAAATGGGATTAGTCTGACTATAATAAAATGTACCCAACACATATTTAATGTTTCTATAATCCCTTACACATATGAAAAAACTAATCTCCAATTTATAAAAATTGGAGATGTTGTTAACATAGAATATGATATACTTGGAAAGTATGTAAGGGAATATATGAATTTGAATAGTAAACTATATAACTAA
- the atpD gene encoding F0F1 ATP synthase subunit beta produces the protein MDKKKLKGKITKIVGPIIDVSFEERSFLPKIYDALTVNLSKKKKIVLEVQQHIGEYSVRCISMEVTDQIPRGQEVEFLGGPISMPIGESINGRVFNVLGEPIDGLGDLDRSKVRPIHNRAPAFKDLSTDTEILYTGIKVIDLIEPYPKGGKIGLFGGAGVGKTVLIQELINNVAKGHGGRSVFAGVGERTREGNDLLREMLESGIIKYGDSFMESMKKGGWDISKVDKEALKESKAAFVFGQMNEPPGARARVALSGLTLAEYYRDQNIEGKKGQDVLFFIDNIFRFTQAGSEVSALLGRIPSSVGYQPTLSSEMGAMQERITSTKNGSITSVQAVYVPADDLTDPAPSITFSHLDATTVLSRKIASLGIYPAVDPLDSTSRILSPDVINKNHYDCALRVKEILQKYNSLQDIIAILGIEELSEEDKLIVSRARRVQRFLSQPFHVAKQFTGIEGEFVKIEETIKGFNMIMDGELDNFPEMAFNLKGTIEQVIETGKKMLSS, from the coding sequence ATGGATAAAAAAAAGTTAAAAGGAAAAATCACTAAAATTGTAGGACCAATTATTGATGTTTCATTTGAAGAGAGATCTTTTCTTCCTAAAATTTACGATGCATTAACCGTAAATTTATCCAAAAAAAAAAAAATAGTATTAGAAGTTCAACAACATATTGGAGAATATAGTGTTCGTTGTATATCTATGGAAGTTACGGATCAAATACCAAGAGGTCAAGAAGTAGAATTTTTAGGAGGACCGATTAGTATGCCTATAGGAGAAAGTATTAATGGACGTGTTTTTAATGTTTTAGGAGAACCTATAGATGGATTAGGAGATTTAGACAGATCTAAAGTGAGACCTATCCATAACCGTGCTCCAGCATTTAAGGATTTATCTACAGATACAGAAATATTATATACAGGAATTAAGGTAATTGATTTGATAGAACCTTATCCAAAAGGAGGGAAAATTGGTTTATTTGGAGGAGCAGGGGTTGGAAAAACAGTGTTAATACAAGAATTAATTAATAATGTTGCTAAAGGACATGGAGGACGTTCTGTATTTGCTGGAGTAGGAGAAAGGACTAGAGAAGGAAATGATTTATTACGAGAAATGTTGGAATCCGGAATTATAAAATATGGGGATTCCTTTATGGAATCTATGAAAAAAGGAGGATGGGATATTTCTAAAGTAGATAAAGAAGCTTTAAAGGAATCTAAAGCAGCTTTTGTTTTTGGACAAATGAATGAACCTCCTGGAGCAAGGGCTAGAGTAGCTTTATCTGGATTGACTTTAGCGGAATACTATAGAGATCAAAATATTGAAGGAAAAAAAGGACAAGACGTTTTATTTTTTATAGATAATATATTTAGGTTTACTCAAGCTGGATCAGAGGTTTCAGCTTTGTTAGGGAGAATTCCTTCATCTGTTGGTTATCAACCAACTTTGTCATCTGAAATGGGAGCGATGCAAGAGAGAATTACTTCTACTAAAAATGGTTCTATCACTTCTGTACAAGCTGTTTATGTACCTGCAGATGATTTAACGGATCCAGCGCCTTCCATTACATTTTCACACTTAGATGCCACAACTGTTCTTTCAAGGAAAATAGCTTCTTTAGGAATTTATCCAGCTGTAGATCCATTAGATTCTACTTCTAGAATTTTATCTCCGGATGTAATAAATAAAAATCATTATGATTGTGCTTTACGTGTGAAAGAAATTTTACAGAAATACAATTCTTTACAAGATATTATTGCGATTTTAGGAATAGAGGAACTTAGCGAAGAAGACAAATTAATAGTTTCTCGCGCTAGACGTGTTCAACGTTTTTTATCCCAACCATTTCATGTAGCAAAACAGTTTACAGGTATTGAAGGAGAATTTGTAAAAATAGAAGAGACAATTAAAGGTTTTAACATGATCATGGATGGAGAATTGGATAATTTTCCTGAAATGGCTTTTAATTTAAAAGGAACCATTGAACAAGTTATAGAAACTGGAAAAAAAATGTTATCCTCATAA